In Aquimarina spinulae, a single window of DNA contains:
- a CDS encoding ATP-binding cassette domain-containing protein — protein MIHIALQKELTAANGAMQLDVSISIEQGQLVTLYGDSGAGKTSILRMIAGLLQANEGRIIVNQNIWLDTKNGICLKPQQRKIGFVFQDYALFPNMTVKENLLFAVEKRQNKEIVNELIDIIELGDLQDRKPLNLSGGQKQRVALARALVRKPEILMLDEPLSALDIKMRTKLQDYILKVHKQFNLTTILISHEIGEVIKMSDTVFSIKNGKIIRQGKPIEVFTTKQISGKFQFSGEIIQIEKEDIIYIVTILIGSNFVKIVAEEDDIKTITVGDKVIVASKAFNPLLQKIN, from the coding sequence ATGATACATATAGCTTTGCAAAAAGAATTAACGGCAGCAAATGGAGCAATGCAACTTGATGTTAGCATCAGTATAGAGCAAGGCCAATTAGTTACGTTATATGGAGATTCTGGAGCCGGTAAAACTTCTATCCTTAGAATGATTGCAGGATTATTACAAGCAAATGAAGGACGAATTATAGTAAACCAAAACATATGGCTTGATACCAAAAATGGGATCTGCCTAAAACCCCAACAACGAAAAATTGGATTTGTGTTTCAGGATTATGCCTTGTTTCCTAATATGACTGTAAAAGAAAACCTTCTTTTTGCAGTAGAAAAAAGACAAAACAAAGAAATTGTTAATGAACTCATAGATATTATTGAATTGGGCGATTTACAAGATCGTAAACCCTTAAATCTTTCAGGGGGACAAAAACAAAGAGTAGCCTTAGCAAGGGCATTGGTAAGAAAACCAGAAATTTTGATGTTGGATGAGCCTCTTTCTGCATTGGATATAAAAATGCGCACAAAACTACAAGACTATATCCTTAAAGTACATAAACAATTTAATTTAACTACTATACTTATAAGCCATGAGATAGGCGAGGTCATAAAAATGTCTGATACCGTATTTAGTATTAAAAATGGAAAAATAATTAGACAAGGAAAACCTATTGAAGTATTTACGACAAAACAAATAAGTGGGAAATTTCAATTTTCGGGAGAAATAATTCAAATTGAAAAAGAAGATATAATTTATATTGTTACCATTTTGATAGGGTCAAATTTTGTAAAAATAGTTGCTGAAGAAGACGATATAAAAACAATAACTGTGGGAGACAAAGTAATTGTTGCTTCAAAAGCATTTAACCCTTTATTACAGAAAATAAATTAA
- the modB gene encoding molybdate ABC transporter permease subunit yields MDWQPLVLTFKLALVTTLLLLVISVPLSYWLAHTKSKVKPFLETLVSMPLVLPPTVLGFYMLVAFSPANAFGSWLNEYLGIQLIFSFHGLVLASIIYSLPFMVHPIQAGFSNLPSSITEASYVLGKSKITTLFKVLLPNIKPSLLTGIVLAFAHTIGEFGVVLMIGGNMPGKTKVASIAIYDEVEALNYDVANWYSLILFAITFSILLLVYLVNGGYLKRFWK; encoded by the coding sequence CAACCTTTAGTATTAACGTTTAAACTGGCATTAGTTACCACGCTTTTGTTATTGGTTATTTCTGTCCCTCTATCCTATTGGCTTGCTCATACAAAATCTAAAGTAAAACCATTCTTAGAAACTCTGGTAAGTATGCCCTTGGTTTTACCTCCAACCGTCTTAGGATTTTATATGTTAGTTGCTTTTAGTCCTGCAAACGCTTTTGGAAGTTGGCTAAACGAGTATCTGGGTATACAACTTATTTTTTCGTTCCATGGACTTGTTCTTGCATCAATTATTTATAGTTTACCGTTCATGGTGCATCCCATCCAAGCTGGATTTTCGAATTTACCCTCATCAATAACAGAAGCATCCTATGTATTAGGAAAATCTAAAATCACCACTCTTTTCAAAGTATTACTTCCCAATATAAAACCATCATTACTCACGGGAATTGTATTGGCTTTTGCTCATACCATTGGTGAATTTGGTGTAGTATTAATGATCGGTGGCAATATGCCAGGAAAAACAAAAGTGGCCTCTATTGCTATCTATGATGAGGTAGAGGCTCTTAATTATGATGTAGCAAATTGGTATTCGCTCATTTTATTTGCAATTACATTTAGCATCTTATTACTGGTATATCTGGTTAATGGTGGATATTTAAAACGATTCTGGAAATGA